A genomic stretch from Acetobacter ascendens includes:
- a CDS encoding IS5 family transposase: MKQSGFFDVEERLARLSGLGDQLEAFSRTVDFEAFRPDLDKALAYSDGSKGGRPPFDPVLMFKILVIQTLNNLSDERTEYLINDRLSFMRFLGLGLSDRVPDAKTVWLCQKRLTQAGAIERLFDRFDATLRNAGYLPMSGQILDATLVAAPKQRNTNAEKADLRAGRIPEDWQDKPAKRSHKDRHARWTLKFTKAKRQDDGTMPSSDLAIPFFGYKSHVSIDRKYRFIRKWKTTHAAASDGARLREGLLDKTNTASSVWADTAYRSKANEDFMEKQGFVSKVHRKKPHLNPMPRHIQKSNAGKSVIRSRVEHVFADQKSQTGLFVRTVGISRATMRIGLANIVYNMRRLLFLERLNASA, encoded by the coding sequence ATGAAGCAGTCTGGTTTCTTTGATGTTGAAGAGCGTCTTGCCCGGCTGAGTGGGCTTGGCGATCAGCTCGAAGCGTTTTCCCGGACTGTGGATTTTGAAGCGTTCCGTCCTGATCTGGACAAGGCCCTGGCGTATTCCGATGGAAGCAAGGGCGGACGACCGCCATTTGATCCTGTGCTGATGTTCAAGATCCTGGTGATCCAGACGCTCAACAATTTGTCTGATGAGCGGACAGAGTATCTGATCAACGACCGCCTGTCGTTCATGCGCTTTCTGGGATTGGGGCTGTCGGACCGCGTGCCGGATGCCAAAACGGTCTGGCTGTGTCAAAAGCGTTTGACACAGGCGGGTGCCATTGAAAGGCTGTTTGACCGATTTGACGCGACCCTGCGGAACGCCGGTTATCTCCCGATGTCCGGCCAGATCCTGGATGCAACACTGGTGGCTGCTCCAAAGCAGCGCAATACGAACGCTGAGAAAGCGGATCTCCGGGCAGGACGTATTCCAGAAGACTGGCAGGACAAGCCCGCAAAGAGGTCGCATAAGGATCGTCATGCGCGCTGGACACTGAAGTTCACGAAGGCGAAGCGGCAGGATGATGGAACCATGCCATCCAGCGATCTCGCCATCCCGTTCTTTGGCTATAAATCGCATGTTTCCATCGATCGGAAATACCGGTTCATCCGCAAATGGAAAACAACGCATGCCGCTGCCAGTGATGGCGCGCGATTGAGAGAGGGGCTTCTGGATAAAACCAATACGGCCTCAAGTGTCTGGGCCGACACGGCCTATCGCTCAAAAGCCAACGAAGACTTCATGGAAAAGCAGGGCTTTGTCTCCAAGGTTCATCGCAAAAAGCCGCATCTCAACCCTATGCCCCGGCATATCCAGAAATCAAATGCTGGAAAGTCGGTCATCCGCTCGCGTGTCGAGCATGTCTTTGCCGATCAGAAGTCACAGACGGGGCTGTTTGTCCGGACTGTCGGTATCAGTCGAGCCACCATGAGGATCGGGCTCGCCAATATCGTCTACAATATGCGCCGCCTCCTCTTCCTCGAAAGATTGAACGCGAGCGCATAG
- a CDS encoding IS110 family RNA-guided transposase, which produces MEQIIRIGMDTSKSVFQLHGVNAKEQPVLRRKLSRREMVKFFEKLPPIEIAIEACGASHYWGRVLSCLGHTVKLIAPQLVKPYVKRGKNDAADAEALCEAMSRPTMRFVPLKSEEEQAALMLIGMRARLIRNRTQLANTIRGYAAEFGITAPKGMCRIEALLDRIAADESLPTLTRELFALHAKEYAELQGEIEQLEGKVMAWHRANECSQRLAKIPGVGPIGAALLMMKTPDPHLFKSGRAFAAWIGLTPRDHSTGGKTRLGRITRAGDEVLRSTLVVGATAVVSHARRTNGKNASSWLRELLERKKPKLAAVALANKIARIAWKLMVSGEHYKRLLQQPGAAAV; this is translated from the coding sequence ATGGAACAAATTATCCGTATTGGCATGGACACGTCAAAAAGTGTTTTCCAATTGCACGGTGTAAACGCGAAGGAGCAGCCTGTTTTGCGCAGGAAGCTATCCCGCCGGGAGATGGTAAAGTTTTTTGAGAAACTGCCCCCGATTGAAATCGCGATTGAGGCCTGTGGCGCCTCCCATTACTGGGGGCGGGTGCTCTCGTGTCTGGGACACACAGTGAAGCTGATCGCGCCGCAGCTCGTGAAGCCTTATGTCAAGCGCGGGAAAAACGATGCCGCCGACGCGGAAGCCCTCTGTGAAGCGATGAGTCGGCCTACAATGCGGTTCGTCCCGCTCAAGAGCGAGGAAGAGCAGGCAGCGTTGATGCTGATTGGAATGCGGGCACGACTTATCCGGAACCGCACACAGCTCGCCAATACGATCCGGGGATATGCTGCCGAGTTTGGGATCACGGCGCCCAAAGGCATGTGCCGGATTGAGGCACTCCTTGATCGGATCGCTGCGGACGAAAGCCTGCCCACATTGACGCGCGAGTTGTTTGCCCTTCACGCAAAGGAATATGCTGAATTGCAAGGTGAAATCGAACAGCTTGAGGGCAAGGTGATGGCATGGCACCGCGCCAACGAATGCAGTCAGCGTCTTGCGAAAATTCCGGGCGTTGGCCCGATCGGCGCAGCGCTGCTGATGATGAAAACGCCTGATCCGCATCTGTTCAAATCGGGTCGAGCCTTTGCGGCCTGGATCGGATTGACGCCCAGGGATCACTCAACCGGTGGAAAAACAAGGCTTGGCAGAATCACACGCGCTGGCGATGAGGTCTTGCGAAGCACGCTGGTGGTTGGCGCGACCGCAGTCGTGTCGCATGCCCGGCGGACCAATGGGAAGAATGCCTCATCTTGGTTACGTGAATTGCTGGAGCGCAAAAAACCGAAACTCGCAGCGGTGGCCCTTGCCAATAAGATTGCGCGGATTGCCTGGAAACTGATGGTCAGCGGCGAACACTATAAGCGCCTTCTGCAGCAACCCGGCGCAGCTGCTGTTTGA
- a CDS encoding IS5 family transposase (programmed frameshift) yields the protein MSDLYWLTEEQMDRLRPFFPKSHGKPRVDDRRVLSGIIFVNRNGLRWRDAPREYGPHKTLYNRWKRWSAMGIFIRMMEGLATGKAEPQTIMIDATYLKAHRTASSLRFKKGGPGRLIGRTKGGMNTKLHAVTDRNGRPLNFFMTAGQISDYTGAAALLDSLPSAEWMLADRGYDADWFREALEEKGIKPCIPGRKSRAKPVKYDKRKYKRRNRIEIMFGRLKDWRRVATRYDRCPTVFFSAVCLAATVLFWL from the exons ATGAGTGACCTGTATTGGCTGACCGAGGAACAGATGGATCGTCTGCGGCCCTTTTTCCCGAAGAGCCATGGCAAACCTCGCGTTGATGACCGTCGTGTGTTGAGTGGGATCATTTTCGTGAACAGAAATGGTCTGCGCTGGCGTGATGCCCCCCGGGAATACGGTCCACACAAGACGCTCTACAACCGCTGGAAGCGCTGGAGTGCTATGGGGATCTTCATCCGCATGATGGAGGGATTGGCTACTGGCAAGGCAGAGCCTCAGACAATCATGATTGATGCGACCTATCTCAAGGCCCATCGCACGGCTTCGAGCCTGCGGT TTAAAAAAGGGGGCCCAGGCCGTTTGATCGGGCGGACCAAAGGCGGGATGAATACGAAGCTGCATGCTGTCACTGACCGGAACGGACGTCCGCTCAACTTCTTCATGACAGCAGGTCAGATCAGTGATTATACTGGTGCCGCTGCCCTTCTGGACAGTCTCCCATCAGCCGAATGGATGCTGGCAGACCGGGGCTACGACGCTGACTGGTTCAGAGAGGCCCTGGAGGAGAAAGGGATCAAACCCTGTATTCCTGGTCGAAAATCTCGCGCAAAACCGGTCAAATACGACAAACGGAAATACAAAAGACGCAACCGTATCGAGATCATGTTCGGCAGGCTCAAGGACTGGAGACGGGTCGCAACACGCTATGACAGATGCCCGACCGTCTTCTTCTCCGCAGTCTGCCTCGCCGCAACCGTCTTGTTCTGGCTATGA
- a CDS encoding thiamine pyrophosphate-binding protein, with product MTDQTTPSTLTDGFHLVIEALKLNNISTMFGVVGIPITDLARLSQAEGMRFISFRHEQPAGYAAAISGYLTKTPGVCLTTSAPGFLNGLVAAANANTNGFPMILISGSSNRAIVDLQQGDYEELDQMNAAKPFVKAAYRIDRSEDIGTGVARAIRTAVSGRPGVVYLDLPAAVLSATVDAQVGQASLVKVVDATAPQRPTDEAIERAASLLATAKRPLILLGKGAAYAQADIAIRDLVEKTGIPFLPMSMAKGLLPDGHPLSAASARSLGSGPIDLIAEI from the coding sequence ATGACAGACCAGACAACGCCAAGCACTCTGACAGATGGTTTCCATCTTGTTATTGAAGCCCTCAAGCTCAACAATATTTCCACAATGTTTGGTGTTGTCGGTATTCCGATTACGGATCTAGCTCGCCTTAGCCAAGCTGAAGGTATGCGGTTCATTAGTTTTCGTCATGAACAGCCTGCAGGCTATGCCGCAGCAATTAGTGGGTATCTTACAAAAACGCCGGGTGTGTGTTTAACAACATCTGCCCCCGGTTTTTTAAATGGTCTTGTGGCAGCAGCAAATGCCAACACAAACGGCTTTCCAATGATTCTGATCAGCGGATCAAGTAACCGTGCCATTGTTGATCTTCAGCAAGGGGATTACGAAGAACTTGATCAAATGAATGCGGCCAAACCTTTTGTAAAAGCTGCGTATCGGATTGATCGGTCAGAAGATATAGGCACCGGGGTGGCGCGTGCCATCCGTACAGCAGTCTCTGGGCGCCCTGGTGTTGTGTATCTTGATCTGCCCGCAGCCGTGCTGAGTGCAACAGTGGATGCTCAAGTCGGGCAGGCATCCTTGGTTAAGGTTGTTGATGCAACGGCTCCGCAGCGTCCAACGGATGAAGCGATTGAACGTGCAGCCAGTCTGTTGGCTACGGCAAAGCGCCCTTTAATCCTGTTGGGGAAAGGCGCCGCTTATGCGCAGGCAGACATAGCTATTCGTGATCTCGTTGAAAAGACTGGCATTCCGTTCCTGCCCATGTCCATGGCAAAAGGTTTGCTGCCCGATGGGCACCCGTTATCTGCTGCTTCTGCGCGGTCTTTAGGCTCAGGACCCATTGATTTGATTGCGGAAATCTGA
- a CDS encoding formyl-CoA transferase → MLTGPNPRLIYGTVKGFGDNSPWAGVSAYENVAQCAGGATSTTGYWNGTPLVDGQAPGNNNGPLVSAAALGDSNTGNHLLIGVLAALFGRERTGKGQKISVSMQDAVLNLCRVKLRDQQRLERVGYLEEYPQYPNGKFGDTVPRGGNAGGGGQPGWILKCKGWETDDNAYIYCTVQEQDWGPTCDAIGKPEWATDPKYNTAKARETHMFEIFAAIEKAIADKTKYEAVAHLAKYRVPCSPVLSMKEIAEAPDLRESGTIVEVQQPKRGSFLTINPIKFSGFTPEIKAAPLLGQHTDEVLAELGYTAEEIKNLRDKKITSA, encoded by the coding sequence GTGCTAACAGGCCCTAATCCTCGTCTGATCTACGGCACAGTTAAAGGGTTTGGTGATAATTCCCCGTGGGCGGGGGTGAGCGCATATGAAAATGTTGCACAATGTGCAGGCGGTGCAACATCCACAACTGGTTATTGGAATGGTACGCCACTTGTTGATGGTCAGGCACCGGGTAATAATAATGGACCTTTGGTAAGTGCAGCAGCTTTGGGTGATAGTAATACCGGTAACCATTTGCTGATTGGCGTGCTGGCAGCTCTGTTTGGCCGTGAACGGACAGGGAAGGGCCAGAAAATCAGCGTTTCTATGCAGGATGCTGTGCTGAACCTATGCCGTGTTAAGCTGCGTGATCAGCAGAGGTTGGAACGTGTAGGATATCTGGAAGAGTATCCGCAATATCCAAATGGCAAATTTGGAGACACAGTGCCTCGTGGCGGGAATGCTGGCGGCGGTGGTCAGCCTGGCTGGATCTTGAAGTGCAAGGGCTGGGAAACTGACGATAACGCCTATATTTATTGCACTGTGCAAGAACAGGATTGGGGCCCAACCTGTGATGCTATAGGCAAACCTGAATGGGCGACGGATCCCAAATACAATACGGCAAAAGCCCGTGAAACGCACATGTTTGAAATTTTTGCCGCGATTGAAAAAGCTATTGCGGATAAAACAAAATATGAAGCAGTGGCGCATCTGGCCAAGTATCGTGTGCCTTGTTCACCAGTGTTGTCCATGAAAGAAATTGCCGAGGCTCCAGATCTGCGTGAATCTGGAACAATTGTTGAAGTGCAGCAGCCGAAGCGCGGTTCTTTCCTGACGATTAATCCAATTAAATTCAGCGGTTTCACGCCCGAAATCAAGGCAGCCCCCTTGCTAGGGCAGCATACGGATGAGGTGCTGGCTGAACTAGGTTACACGGCTGAAGAAATCAAAAACCTGCGTGATAAGAAAATTACCAGCGCATAA
- a CDS encoding IS5 family transposase (programmed frameshift), translating into MEEGDRTGTFTDETWAIWEPLIEAVRPRGKTPPHDLRRTIAAIFWRHENGAKWRSIPAELGPWWRAAQLFIRWAKLGVWERLLELVQEQQGVAFGMTFLDGTNIRAHHKAAGAHKKGASFEERDHREALGRSRGGYGTKVCVIADGHGKAFGFALAPGQAHELPLAPAMLDNLPAIPLWVVADKGYASNAFRERIWDMGARPAIPAKRRDGPVACPKWAYRCRHLVENLWARLKEWRAVATRYEKTAASFLAVIHIAAAADWIKC; encoded by the exons ATGGAAGAAGGAGACAGAACAGGCACCTTTACGGACGAGACATGGGCGATCTGGGAACCTCTGATTGAGGCGGTTCGCCCAAGGGGCAAGACGCCGCCCCATGATCTGCGGCGTACGATAGCAGCAATTTTCTGGCGTCATGAGAATGGCGCGAAATGGCGGAGCATCCCCGCTGAACTGGGTCCATGGTGGCGGGCGGCGCAGCTTTTCATCCGCTGGGCGAAACTCGGCGTATGGGAACGCCTGCTCGAACTGGTTCAGGAACAACAGGGAGTGGCGTTCGGAATGACTTTTCTGGATGGTACGAACATCAGGGCTCACCACAAGGCGGCGGGAGCCCA CAAAAAAGGGGCCTCTTTCGAAGAGCGGGACCATCGTGAAGCACTTGGCCGCTCTCGCGGCGGCTATGGCACGAAAGTCTGCGTGATCGCTGATGGACATGGAAAAGCCTTCGGTTTTGCGCTGGCCCCCGGACAGGCTCATGAACTGCCCCTGGCACCAGCCATGCTCGACAACCTTCCCGCCATTCCCCTGTGGGTAGTGGCGGACAAGGGCTATGCGTCGAATGCCTTTCGTGAACGGATATGGGACATGGGAGCCCGGCCCGCCATTCCTGCGAAACGACGCGATGGGCCGGTCGCCTGCCCAAAATGGGCCTATCGGTGTCGACATCTTGTCGAGAACCTCTGGGCTCGCCTCAAGGAGTGGCGCGCTGTCGCAACCAGATACGAGAAAACCGCAGCGTCGTTCCTGGCCGTCATACACATCGCTGCAGCCGCAGACTGGATCAAGTGCTAA
- a CDS encoding CoA transferase, with protein sequence MSTTSENSKPLDGIKVIDFGGVQSVPSAAQLLAWYGADVIKIERVGVGDITRNQLRDIPDADALYFTMLNCNKRSVELNTKTPEGKAVFEKCIKWADILLENFRPGAMERMGFTWEYLQQLRAC encoded by the coding sequence ATGAGCACGACATCAGAAAATTCTAAACCTCTCGATGGTATTAAGGTTATTGATTTTGGGGGAGTGCAGTCGGTTCCATCTGCCGCGCAGTTGCTGGCTTGGTATGGCGCGGATGTCATTAAAATTGAGCGTGTAGGTGTGGGCGATATTACGCGCAACCAGTTGCGGGATATTCCGGATGCGGATGCACTCTATTTTACGATGCTGAATTGCAACAAGCGTTCTGTTGAATTGAATACAAAAACGCCAGAAGGTAAGGCGGTATTTGAAAAGTGCATCAAGTGGGCTGATATTCTGCTTGAAAATTTCCGCCCCGGAGCCATGGAGCGTATGGGGTTTACATGGGAATACCTACAGCAGCTTAGGGCCTGTTAG